From Brienomyrus brachyistius isolate T26 unplaced genomic scaffold, BBRACH_0.4 scaffold58, whole genome shotgun sequence, a single genomic window includes:
- the LOC125724900 gene encoding uncharacterized protein LOC125724900 isoform X1 codes for MHRGFVIGTLLRVGNAVEPLTRQGIQAPETAKGPATHLISARRIQQLFPERPCPRSRMGSTLGQNMNTSGPTAAPDVSTVSEWLNTNVFIAILVVLGVVLLALCLVCWAVWRSRIQGSTDVRQAEITVSLGGGLECPDRPVIKISTGQRHATKLVTKLINAGWGPVEHVGSAPESGTPGGPRHPKAPESRVTPSQVQCQNEQEDSYDKAGPSTQGGALRRVD; via the exons ATGCACCGGGGATTCGTCATAGGTACATTACTGAGAGTCGGCAATGCAGTTGAACCTTTAACAC GGCAGGGTATCCAGGCCCCTGAGACAGCCAAAGGTCCTGCGACTCACCTGATCTCAGCCCGGAGGATCCAACAGCTTTTCCCGGAAAGGCCCTGTCCCCGAAGCAGGATGG GGTCGACGCTGGGGCAAAATATGAACACATCAGGGCCCACAGCGGCCCCAGACGTCAGCACAGTGTCCGAGTGGCTCAACACTAATGTTTTCATCGCCATCCTGGTGGTGCTGGGGGTCGTCTTGTTGGCCCTCTGTCTCGTGTGCTGGGCAGTCTGGCGAAGCAGGATCCAAGGGTCCACGGATgt GAGACAAGCTGAGATAACAGTGTCCCTCGGTGGGGGTCTGGAGTGTCCTGACCGCCCCGTGATTAAGATCTCGACGGGGCAGAGACATGCCACCAAGCTGGTGACCAAGCTTATCAATGCTGGGTGGGGCCCTGTCGAGCATGTAGGCTCAGCACCGGAGAGTGGTACACCAGGAGGCCCCCGCCATCCCAAGGCTCCAGAGTCAAGGGTGACACCCTCCCAGGTCCAGTGCCAAAACGAACAGGAAGACTCATATGACAAGGCTGGACCCTCCACACAAGGGGGCGCTCTTAGGCGCGTCGATTAA
- the LOC125724900 gene encoding uncharacterized protein LOC125724900 isoform X2, translating to MTGQNATLPSGQGIQAPETAKGPATHLISARRIQQLFPERPCPRSRMGSTLGQNMNTSGPTAAPDVSTVSEWLNTNVFIAILVVLGVVLLALCLVCWAVWRSRIQGSTDVRQAEITVSLGGGLECPDRPVIKISTGQRHATKLVTKLINAGWGPVEHVGSAPESGTPGGPRHPKAPESRVTPSQVQCQNEQEDSYDKAGPSTQGGALRRVD from the exons ATGACCGGACAAAATGCAACGCTCCCAAGTG GGCAGGGTATCCAGGCCCCTGAGACAGCCAAAGGTCCTGCGACTCACCTGATCTCAGCCCGGAGGATCCAACAGCTTTTCCCGGAAAGGCCCTGTCCCCGAAGCAGGATGG GGTCGACGCTGGGGCAAAATATGAACACATCAGGGCCCACAGCGGCCCCAGACGTCAGCACAGTGTCCGAGTGGCTCAACACTAATGTTTTCATCGCCATCCTGGTGGTGCTGGGGGTCGTCTTGTTGGCCCTCTGTCTCGTGTGCTGGGCAGTCTGGCGAAGCAGGATCCAAGGGTCCACGGATgt GAGACAAGCTGAGATAACAGTGTCCCTCGGTGGGGGTCTGGAGTGTCCTGACCGCCCCGTGATTAAGATCTCGACGGGGCAGAGACATGCCACCAAGCTGGTGACCAAGCTTATCAATGCTGGGTGGGGCCCTGTCGAGCATGTAGGCTCAGCACCGGAGAGTGGTACACCAGGAGGCCCCCGCCATCCCAAGGCTCCAGAGTCAAGGGTGACACCCTCCCAGGTCCAGTGCCAAAACGAACAGGAAGACTCATATGACAAGGCTGGACCCTCCACACAAGGGGGCGCTCTTAGGCGCGTCGATTAA
- the LOC125724900 gene encoding uncharacterized protein LOC125724900 isoform X3, which translates to MQRSQVPAITGQGIQAPETAKGPATHLISARRIQQLFPERPCPRSRMGSTLGQNMNTSGPTAAPDVSTVSEWLNTNVFIAILVVLGVVLLALCLVCWAVWRSRIQGSTDVRQAEITVSLGGGLECPDRPVIKISTGQRHATKLVTKLINAGWGPVEHVGSAPESGTPGGPRHPKAPESRVTPSQVQCQNEQEDSYDKAGPSTQGGALRRVD; encoded by the exons ATGCAACGCTCCCAAGTG CCTGCAATTACAGGGCAGGGTATCCAGGCCCCTGAGACAGCCAAAGGTCCTGCGACTCACCTGATCTCAGCCCGGAGGATCCAACAGCTTTTCCCGGAAAGGCCCTGTCCCCGAAGCAGGATGG GGTCGACGCTGGGGCAAAATATGAACACATCAGGGCCCACAGCGGCCCCAGACGTCAGCACAGTGTCCGAGTGGCTCAACACTAATGTTTTCATCGCCATCCTGGTGGTGCTGGGGGTCGTCTTGTTGGCCCTCTGTCTCGTGTGCTGGGCAGTCTGGCGAAGCAGGATCCAAGGGTCCACGGATgt GAGACAAGCTGAGATAACAGTGTCCCTCGGTGGGGGTCTGGAGTGTCCTGACCGCCCCGTGATTAAGATCTCGACGGGGCAGAGACATGCCACCAAGCTGGTGACCAAGCTTATCAATGCTGGGTGGGGCCCTGTCGAGCATGTAGGCTCAGCACCGGAGAGTGGTACACCAGGAGGCCCCCGCCATCCCAAGGCTCCAGAGTCAAGGGTGACACCCTCCCAGGTCCAGTGCCAAAACGAACAGGAAGACTCATATGACAAGGCTGGACCCTCCACACAAGGGGGCGCTCTTAGGCGCGTCGATTAA
- the LOC125724900 gene encoding uncharacterized protein LOC125724900 isoform X4, producing MGSTLGQNMNTSGPTAAPDVSTVSEWLNTNVFIAILVVLGVVLLALCLVCWAVWRSRIQGSTDVRQAEITVSLGGGLECPDRPVIKISTGQRHATKLVTKLINAGWGPVEHVGSAPESGTPGGPRHPKAPESRVTPSQVQCQNEQEDSYDKAGPSTQGGALRRVD from the exons ATGG GGTCGACGCTGGGGCAAAATATGAACACATCAGGGCCCACAGCGGCCCCAGACGTCAGCACAGTGTCCGAGTGGCTCAACACTAATGTTTTCATCGCCATCCTGGTGGTGCTGGGGGTCGTCTTGTTGGCCCTCTGTCTCGTGTGCTGGGCAGTCTGGCGAAGCAGGATCCAAGGGTCCACGGATgt GAGACAAGCTGAGATAACAGTGTCCCTCGGTGGGGGTCTGGAGTGTCCTGACCGCCCCGTGATTAAGATCTCGACGGGGCAGAGACATGCCACCAAGCTGGTGACCAAGCTTATCAATGCTGGGTGGGGCCCTGTCGAGCATGTAGGCTCAGCACCGGAGAGTGGTACACCAGGAGGCCCCCGCCATCCCAAGGCTCCAGAGTCAAGGGTGACACCCTCCCAGGTCCAGTGCCAAAACGAACAGGAAGACTCATATGACAAGGCTGGACCCTCCACACAAGGGGGCGCTCTTAGGCGCGTCGATTAA